In Salvelinus namaycush isolate Seneca chromosome 20, SaNama_1.0, whole genome shotgun sequence, the following proteins share a genomic window:
- the snai1a gene encoding snail family zinc finger 1a: MPRSFLVKKYFANKKPNYSELECQNATSLERYPLAELPAGDNNSAATCYTTGLVWDVSFLPALYVPTSPTDASPTPGPLDLSSPSSLSSSASSSGEEDEGRTSDPPSPEPTDTYHPPQRPKRTGIKSHGALTEDERVAPVTAARPAFFCKHCPKEYTSLGALKMHIRSHTLPCVCPTCGKAFSRPWLLRGHIRTHTGERPFSCQHCNRAFADRSNLRAHLQTHAEVKKYQCGVCSRTFSRMSLLQKHSAVSCSTSSTA; the protein is encoded by the exons ATGCCTCGGTCTTTCTTGGTCAAAAAGTATTTCGCCAATAAAAAACCCAACTATAGTGAACTGGAGTGTCAAAATG CCACCTCGCTGGAGAGGTACCCACTAGCTGAGCTTCCAGCAGGGGACAATAACTCAGCTGCCACCTGTTACACAACAGGACTGGTATGGGACGTGAGCTTCCTTCCAGCCCTCTACGTCCCCACATCCCCCACTGATGCCTCTCCCACCCCTGGTCCCCTGGACCTCAGCTCCCCATCTAGCCTCAGCAGCAGTGCCAGTAGcagtggagaggaggatgaggggcgCACCTCTGACCCACCCAGCCCTGAGCCCACAGACACCTACCACCCCCCCCAGCGCCCCAAACGCACAGGCATCAAGAGCCATGGGGCCCTGACCGAGGACGAGAGAGTGGCCCCAGTCACTGCAGCAAGGCCAGCCTTCTTCTGCAAGCACTGCCCTAAAGAGTACACCAGCCTGGGGGCTCTGAAGATGCATATCCGCTCGCACACACTACCCTGTGTCTGCCCCACCTGCGGAAAGGCCTTCTCCAGGCCCTGGCTGCTGCGCGGCCACATTcgcacacacacag GTGAGCGGCCATTCTCCTGCCAACACTGTAACCGTGCCTTCGCCGACCGCTCCAACCTGCGGGCGCACCTGCAGACCCACGCTGAGGTGAAGAAGTACCAGTGTGGCGTGTGTTCTCGTACCTTCAGCCGCATGTCCCTCCTCCAGAAACACAGCGCAGTCAGCTGCTCCACCTCCTCCACAGCATGA